Proteins encoded together in one Methanobacterium sp. window:
- the hisS gene encoding histidine--tRNA ligase has product MELQKPRGTRDFLFKEMKERKLVENTMRKVFETYGYQEIKTPIFEDLSLFTLKSGEGIIDEIYHFQDKGGRDLALRPELTAPVARIYLNELQKAAKPLKMYYFGSCFRYERPQAGRFRQFWQMGCELIGGKSPDSEAEIIAMAAHCLEELKLEDYQIHLGNLGILRGILSQDSVSADQQDQIMALIDKGDVEELKKLLGDLKLPENSKNILLKLVGMRGHQDIIDKVKNIIKDFPDAMESLEELETLLEMLEAFGFADYTVNLGIARGLDYYTGTVFEIYVEGLGAQKQISGGGTYNLIEIFGGEKVESTGFAFGFDRVMGALKIQETNTQVERRVDVFVTPISSEMKLHAFEIAQNLRKSGISTDVELVGRKLKKTLSFASNSGARFVVLIGARELEENKLTIKDMESGDQEQIPLEMVKDILLDRINNKE; this is encoded by the coding sequence ATGGAACTGCAAAAACCAAGAGGAACCCGTGATTTCCTCTTTAAGGAGATGAAAGAAAGAAAACTCGTGGAAAACACCATGAGAAAAGTGTTTGAAACCTACGGTTATCAGGAGATTAAAACTCCCATCTTCGAGGATCTCTCGCTTTTCACCCTAAAGTCCGGTGAAGGAATAATAGATGAAATATATCACTTCCAGGACAAGGGTGGAAGGGATCTGGCACTCCGACCTGAATTAACAGCACCAGTAGCCAGAATATATTTGAATGAACTACAAAAAGCAGCTAAACCCCTTAAAATGTACTATTTTGGGAGTTGCTTCCGTTACGAAAGGCCACAGGCTGGACGTTTCCGCCAGTTCTGGCAGATGGGGTGTGAACTCATCGGTGGAAAATCTCCTGACTCTGAAGCTGAAATCATTGCTATGGCAGCCCACTGCCTGGAAGAACTGAAATTAGAAGATTACCAGATACACTTGGGCAATCTGGGAATTCTAAGGGGAATTCTCAGTCAGGACAGTGTTTCAGCTGACCAGCAGGATCAAATAATGGCACTGATAGATAAGGGAGATGTCGAGGAACTTAAAAAGTTACTGGGAGATCTGAAACTCCCCGAAAACTCAAAAAACATCCTCCTGAAATTAGTTGGTATGCGTGGACATCAGGATATAATTGATAAAGTGAAAAATATAATTAAAGATTTTCCTGATGCCATGGAATCACTTGAAGAACTTGAAACACTACTGGAAATGTTAGAAGCCTTTGGTTTTGCTGATTACACCGTGAATTTGGGTATTGCCCGGGGACTGGATTACTACACCGGGACTGTTTTTGAGATCTACGTGGAAGGTCTGGGAGCCCAGAAACAAATAAGTGGTGGGGGAACCTATAATTTAATAGAGATTTTCGGTGGCGAAAAGGTGGAATCCACTGGATTCGCCTTTGGCTTCGACCGGGTTATGGGCGCCCTTAAAATACAGGAAACCAACACTCAAGTCGAAAGACGGGTGGATGTTTTCGTAACCCCCATATCCTCAGAAATGAAACTCCATGCCTTTGAAATAGCCCAAAACTTAAGAAAATCAGGCATTTCAACTGATGTGGAACTGGTGGGGCGGAAACTTAAGAAGACCCTATCTTTTGCCAGTAACTCCGGAGCGAGGTTTGTGGTTCTCATTGGAGCCCGTGAACTGGAAGAAAATAAATTAACCATTAAAGACATGGAATCCGGAGATCAGGAGCAAATACCTCTTGAAATGGTTAAAGATATTTTATTAGACAGAATTAATAATAAGGAATGA